In Penicillium oxalicum strain HP7-1 chromosome I, whole genome shotgun sequence, a single window of DNA contains:
- a CDS encoding Major facilitator superfamily multidrug transporter NAG3 — protein sequence MNMSDSSNSTLSPSRDTSLIGSGPGQTDYLDLPVRELNDGADLREYVTETRTGEIIKPVKSNATGRLEDWKLVTFTIDDPENPKNWSKAYKWYCTMVVAFTCFVVAFCSSVITADIEGPMEDLGVSREVSLLTITVFVIGFGVGPMVFAPASEMVGRKPVYAITLFVAVIFIIPCAVAKNIGTLIVCRLIDGIAFSAPMTLVGGTLSDLWKNEERGVPMAAFSAAPFIGPAIGPLAGGFLGDACGWRWLYWLQLILAFVVWVMITFTVPETYAPILLKKRAAKLRKSQNDPKYTTETELDPRPLGQRLRIFMFRPFQLLFLEPIVLFISLYMSVLYGLLYMFFVAYPIVYQGGKGWSASSTGLMFIPLAIGVLLSAACAPAVNKNYLKISAQCGGKPPAEKRLIPMMWSCWLIPVGLFIFAWTSYPRIHWFGPAIGGLPVGFGFIFLYNSANNYLVDTYQHQAASALAAKTFLRSMWGASTVLFTEQMYARLGYQWASSLLAFLALACCAIPYVFYFKGASIRQFSKFAFSDDEEKQGGKA from the exons ATGAACATGTCAGACTCATCAAATTCAACCTTATCGCCCTCGAGAGATACCTCATTGATCGGATCTGGCCCCGGGCAAACTGATTACCTCGATCTCCCGGTCCGTGAACTAAACGATGGCGCCGACCTCCGCGAGTACGTGACCGAGACACGCACAGGAGAGATCATCAAGCCAGTAAAGTCAAATGCTACTGGGCGGCTCGAAGATTGGAAATTGGTCACCTTCACAATCGATGATCCTGAGAACCCAAAAAATTGGTCAAAAGCTTATAAGTGGTATTGCACTATGGTCGTCGCCTTCACTTGCTTCGTGGTTGCGTTCTGCAGTAGTGTCATCACTGCAGATATTGAAGGACCTATGGAGGATTTGGGCGTGAGTCGAGAAGTCAGCCTTCTGACTATCACGGTTTTCGTGATTGGGTTCGGTGTCG GACCTATGGTTTTCGCTCCCGCATCCGAAATGGTCGGTCGAAAACCGGTATATGCAATCACACTCTTTGTGGCAGTCATATTTATCATACCGTGTGCTGTTGCCAAGAATATCGGGACATTGATTGTTTGCCGACTCATCGACGGTATCGCATTCAGTGCGCCCATGACCTTGGTTGGAGGAACTTTGTCCGATCTTTGGAAGAATGAGGAGCGTGGTGTACCAATGGCTGCTTTCAGTGCAGCCCCGTTCATCGGTCCTGCAATCGGTCCCTTGGCTGGAGGCTTTCTGGGAGACGCCTGCGGTTGGCGCTGGCTTTACTGGCTCCAGTTGATTTTGGCATTTGTTGTTTGGGTTATGATCACTTTCACTGTCCCCGAGACATATGCACCAATCTTGCTGAAGAAAAGAGCGGCCAAATTGCGAAAGTCCCAGAATGACCCCAAGTATACCACAGAGACCGAACTTGACCCTCGTCCATTGGGTCAGAGACTTCGCATCTTCATGTTCCGACCCTTCCAGCTGCTCTTCCTGGAGCCTATCGTCCTTTTCATCTCCCTCTACATGTCAGTCCTGTACGGCCTTTTGTATATGTTCTTCGTCGCCTATCCCATCGTCTACCAAGGGGGCAAAGGCTGGAGTGCCTCAAGCACTGGCTTGATGTTTATTCCACTTGCAATCGGTGTCCTGTTGAGCGCTGCTTGCGCTCCCGCCGTCAACAAGAACTACTTGAAAATTTCTGCGCAGTGTGGTGGCAAACCCCCCGCTGAAAAGCGACTGATCCCCATGATGTGGTCTTGCTGGCTCATTCCGGTCGGCTTGTTCATCTTCGCCTGGACTTCCTATCCTCGTATCCACTGGTTTGGTCCCGCAATTGGTGGATTGCCTGTTGGCTTCGGCTTCATCTTCTTATATAATTCCGCCAATAACTACCTTG TTGATACTTATCAGCACCAAGCGGCTTCGGCCTTGGCAGCCAAGACCTTCCTTCGCTCCATGTGGGGTGCTTCAACCGTCTTGTTCACAGAGCAAATGTACGCTCGACTTGGCTATCAGTGGGCCAGTTCCCTCCTCGCATTCCTCGCCTTAGCGTGCTGCGCTATTCCCTACGTGTTCTACTTCAAGGGCGCTTCTATTCGTCAATTCTCCAAATTTGCTTTcagtgacgatgaggagaagcAAGGTGGGAAGGCTTAA
- a CDS encoding putative phosphoribosylformylglycinamidine synthase, translating to MASTDCYLAIPGSVAFSRSRGKAIAESLGVEDVRAQWIHYVHTSKPLDQSQRAVLEQLLKYGDITDISPSFTADEGQSDTYYVFPRTGTISPWSSQATGIAQVCGLRQSVKRIERGMKVSCLRKGGEDYKEGYLDILHDRMTQSIGNEEPDLKLMFSEHEPLPLKTIPLRNGDKSPKQVLQEANKELGLALDESEIDYLAEAYGPNGAIARDPTDVELFMFAQVNSEHCRHKQFNASWVIDNKTMPNSLFAMIRNTHKKHPEYTVSAYSDNAAVLEGGPAAFWAPDPTTGEWTHTKEVVHFLAKVETHNHPTAVSPYPGAATGSGGEIRDEGAVGRGSRPKAGLSGYCVSDLLIPGLRQPWELDVGKPNHIASSLDIMLEAPIGSAAYNNEFGRPCTGGYFRTLLTEIDVGNGEKEIRGYHKPIMIAGGVGTVRPQHALKNPDVVKPGSYLVVLGGPAMLIGLGGGAASSITSGEGSADLDFASVQRGNAEVQRRAQEVINACVAMGNDNPIKFIHDVGAGGLSNALPELIHDSGLGATFELREVDSADRSMSPMQIWCCEAQERYVLAVGEESINKFTAIAQRERCGFSVVGRGGGTSEEDKRLILLDRESKEYPAPIDLPLSVLFGKPPRMTRTVDSRKLTLPAVDSSLTKYLPSITSKVELIDEAVNRVLSLPAVGSKSFLITIGDRTVGGLTARDQMVGKWQTPVSDVSVTATSLLQGVRTGEAMAMGEKPLLALISPGASARMAVAESLMNIAASDLVDRLSRVKLSANWMSASSHPGEGAAIYEAVEAIGLDLCPKLGISIPVGKDSMSMKMKWKDAETSEAKEVTAPMSCVISAFAPVGDYRKTWTPALRSLEDVGETVLMFVDLAFGRKTLGGSALAQVFNEVGTECPDVRDVEIFRDFFDATQQLQEAGIVLAYHDRSDGGLLTTLAEMMFAGRCGVEIMLDNICSSFKTQDLVECLFNEELGAVFQVRKEHEIQFRSCFATCGPPAGLIHKIGRVSEKQKQNLTIYHKASLIYRNSRANLQQTWSKTSYHMQKMRDNPECAEQEFENILDDSNPGLSWNSTFDPKDRGLPVMTSLSQYSPFSNKPRVAILREQGVNSQAEMAFAFNTAGFSAVDVHMTDIISGRVSLASFAGLAACGGFSYGDVLGAGQGWAKSVLLHENTRKEFQAFFERPDTFALGVCNGCQFLSRVKELIPGAGNWPSFERNTSEQYEGRVAMVRISDPDPSRPSVFFHGMNGSSFPIAVAHGEGRASFAGTPGQSAADFVRDGLAPVRYVDNATLKPTMRYPYNPNGSPEGIAGVRSPDGRVLAIMPHPERTVMNGIASYLPPNAEEWGEIGPWGRIFFSARRWVG from the coding sequence ATGGCTTCTACCGATTGTTATCTTGCCATTCCAGGCTCAGTGGCGTTCTCTCGTTCACGCGGCAAAGCCATTGCGGAGAGCCTGGGGGTCGAGGATGTCCGCGCGCAGTGGATTCATTACGTCCACACCTCGAAGCCTCTCGATCAATCTCAACGGGCGGTTCTTGAGCAATTGCTCAAGTATGGCGACATTACCGATatttctccttctttcaCCGCTGATGAGGGCCAATCCGATACCTATTACGTTTTTCCGCGAACCGGCACCATCTCTCCTTGGAGCTCCCAAGCTACCGGTATCGCTCAAGTATGTGGCCTGCGTCAATCTGTCAAGCGTATCGAGCGAGGCATGAAGGTTTCCTGCCTCCGGAAGGGAGGTGAGGACTACAAGGAAGGGTATCTGGACATACTCCACGATCGAATGACTCAGTCTATCGGCAACGAGGAGCCTGATCTCAAGCTGATGTTCTCCGAGCATGAGCCCCTGCCTCTCAAGACAATCCCCCTCCGTAATGGGGACAAGTCCCCCAAGCAGGTTCTTCAGGAAGCAAACAAAGAGCTCGGTCTCGCGTTGGATGAATCGGAGATTGACTACTTGGCGGAGGCTTACGGGCCTAATGGTGCTATTGCTCGGGATCCGACCGATGTTGAATTGTTCATGTTTGCCCAGGTCAACTCAGAGCACTGCCGTCACAAACAGTTCAACGCTTCTTGGGTCATTGACAATAAGACAATGCCCAATAGTTTGTTTGCCATGATCCGAAACACTCACAAGAAGCATCCAGAGTACACTGTCAGCGCATACAGTGATAATGCTGCAGTGCTCGAAGGAGGCCCTGCTGCTTTCTGGGCTCCTGATCCCACAACTGGGGAATGGACTCATACCAAGGAAGTTGTGCACTTCCTTGCCAAAGTCGAGACTCACAACCATCCCACCGCCGTTTCGCCTTACCCCGGTGCTGCCACTGGATCTGGTGGTGAAATCCGTGACGAAGGTGCAGTCGGTCGTGGTTCTCGTCCCAAAGCTGGTCTTTCTGGCTACTGCGTGTCGGATCTTTTGATTCCCGGGCTGCGCCAACCCTGGGAGCTTGACGTTGGCAAGCCAAACCATATTGCAAGCAGTTTGGACATTATGCTGGAGGCTCCCATTGGCAGCGCTGCCTACAACAACGAATTTGGCCGTCCCTGCACGGGTGGTTATTTCCGCACCCTTCTCACAGAGATCGACGTGGGCAACGGAGAGAAGGAAATTCGCGGATACCACAAGCCCATCATGATCGCCGGAGGTGTCGGCACTGTCCGTCCTCAGCACGCTCTGAAGAATCCCGACGTTGTCAAGCCCGGTTCTTATCTCGTTGTGCTGGGCGGTCCGGCCATGCTGATCGGTCTCGGCGGCGGTGCTGCATCCAGTATCACCTCTGGCGAAGGATCAGCCGATCTTGACTTCGCTAGTGTTCAAAGAGGTAATGCTGAGGTTCAGCGTCGTGCCCAGGAAGTCATCAACGCCTGTGTTGCCATGGGTAATGACAACCCCATCAAATTTATCCACGAcgttggtgctggtggtcTCTCAAACGCTCTGCCTGAACTGATTCACGACTCTGGTTTGGGTGCCACCTTTGAACTGCGGGAAGTGGACAGCGCCGATCGCAGCATGAGTCCCATGCAGATTTGGTGCTGTGAAGCCCAGGAGCGATACGTTCTAGCGGTTGGTGAGGAAAGTATCAATAAGTTTACTGCCATCGCTCAGCGTGAGCGTTGTGGTTTCTCCGTGGTTGGCCGGGGTGGCGGCACTTCTGAAGAGGACAAGCGTCTCATCCTTCTCGACCGCGAGTCCAAGGAGTATCCTGCACCAAttgatcttcctctctccgtGCTGTTCGGCAAGCCGCCGCGCATGACGCGGACTGTTGACTCGCGCAAGCTGACCCTCCCCGCCGTTGATTCAAGCCTCACAAAGTATCTTCCATCAATCACGTCGAAGGTTGAGCTGATTGATGAGGCTGTCAACCGcgttctttctctccccgcGGTTGGCTCAAAGTCTTTCTTGATCACCATTGGTGATCGTACTGTTGGTGGTCTGACCGCCCGTGATCAGATGGTCGGAAAGTGGCAAACACCAGTCTCGGACGTTTCGGTCACAGCGACTTCGCTGCTGCAGGGCGTCAGGACTGGTGAAGCCATGGCAATGGGCGAGAAACCTCTGTTGGCGCTGATCTCACCTGGTGCTTCTGCCCGGATGGCCGTCGCTGAGTCCTTGATGAATATCGCTGCCTCAGATCTGGTAGACCGCCTCAGCCGTGTCAAGCTGTCGGCCAATTGGATGTCTGCCAGCAGCCATCCCGGTGAAGGAGCCGCAATCTACGAGGCTGTAGAGGCCATTGGTCTTGATCTGTGTCCCAAGCTTGGCATCAGCATCCCTGTTGGCAAAGACTCCATGTCTATGAAGATGAAGTGGAAGGACGCAGAGACCAGTGAAGCCAAAGAAGTAACTGCGCCGATGTCTTGTGTCATTTCTGCCTTCGCTCCCGTTGGCGATTATCGCAAGACTTGGACCCCTGCTCTGCGGAGTCTAGAGGATGTTGGAGAGACCGTTCTCATGTTTGTCGATCTAGCATTTGGTCGCAAGACCCTCGGTGGATCTGCGCTTGCTCAGGTCTTCAATGAGGTTGGTACTGAGTGCCCCGACGTCCGTGATGTGGAAATCTTCCGCGATTTCTTCGATGCGACACAGCAGTTACAAGAGGCTGGCATCGTTCTGGCTTACCATGATCGATCTGACGGAGGCCTTCTCACCACTCTTGCCGAAATGATGTTTGCTGGTCGCTGTGGTGTCGAGATCATGCTCGACAATATCTGCTCTTCATTCAAAACCCAGGATTTGGTTGAGTGTCTCTTCAACGAGGAGCTTGGTGCGGTTTTCCAGGTCCGCAAGGAACACGAAATCCAATTCCGCTCTTGCTTCGCCACCTGCGGTCCCCCCGCAGGTCTGATCCACAAGATTGGACGCGTATCtgagaagcagaagcagaatTTGACCATCTATCACAAGGCTTCCTTGATCTACCGCAACTCTCGCGCCAATCTCCAGCAGACCTGGTCAAAGACATCTTATCACATGCAAAAGATGCGTGACAATCCCGAATGTGCCGAGCAAGAGTTCGAGAACATCCTCGACGATTCCAATCCTGGTCTATCATGGAACTCTACTTTCGATCCCAAGGACCGTGGTCTACCAGTGATGACAAGCCTGTCGCAGTActctcccttctccaacAAGCCTCGCGTGGCTATCCTGCGTGAGCAGGGTGTGAACAGTCAGGCTGAAATGGCTTTTGCATTCAACACAGCAGGTTTCTCTGCCGTTGACGTTCACATGACCGATATAATTTCCGGTCGCGTTTCTCTGGCTAGCTTCGCCGGCCTGGCTGCCTGCGGCGGTTTCTCCTATGGTGACGTTCTTGGTGCTGGACAAGGATGGGCCAAGTCCGTTCTGCTGCACGAGAACACTCGCAAGGAGTTCCAGGCCTTCTTCGAGCGTCCCGATACCTTCGCTCTAGGTGTCTGCAACGGTTGCCAGTTCCTGTCTCGTGTCAAGGAGCTGATCCCCGGTGCTGGTAATTGGCCAAGCTTTGAGCGGAACACTAGTGAGCAGTATGAGGGCCGTGTCGCCATGGTTCGCATTTCGGACCCCGATCCTTCCCGCCCCAGCGTCTTCTTCCATGGCATGAACGGCTCGTCCTTCCCTATTGCCGTCGCTCACGGTGAGGGTCGTGCTTCGTTCGCAGGCACTCCTGGCCAGAGTGCTGCCGATTTTGTTCGTGATGGTCTCGCTCCAGTTCGTTATGTCGACAACGCCACATTGAAACCAACCATGCGCTACCCTTACAACCCTAATGGAAGTCCTGAGGGCATTGCTGGTGTGCGTAGCCCTGATGGCCGGGTATTGGCAATCATGCCTCATCCTGAGCGCACTGTCATGAACGGTATTGCCAGCTACCTGCCGCCCAATGCCGAAGAGTGGGGAGAGATTGGACCCTGGGGCCGTATCTTCTTCAGTGCCAGACGCTGGGTTGGCTAG
- a CDS encoding putative mannosyltransferase KTR4, producing MAIARPIRMLGAACILLTLFLIFQTRQDSGGTSSKLTHGMRRDPLLDPTGEPAGELWRAEDHDYAPGSEKSARTNAALISLVRNQELYELISTMRDLERTWNNKFNYPYIFFNDEPFTEEFKQKTQAVTKAKIQYELVPKEHWLVPDWIDMELFRESAQILEEENIQYASKLSYHQMCRWNSGMFYKHPALKDYRYYWRIEPKVQFFCNVDYDVFRYMEDNNKTYGFTINLYDAPQTIKTLWPETRKFLAANPSYLNENNMWEWLTDDKARPEHTKGANGYSTCHFWSNFEIGDLDFFRGEQYESYFQHLDRAGGFFYERWGDAPVHSIGVGLFANAANVHWFRDIGYNHIPYYNCPNSPKCSGCKAGQFFAGADFLAKEDCRPTYFKYVGTH from the exons ATGGCGATCGCGCGACCGATTCGCATGCTGGGTGCAGCATGTATCCTGCTGACactctttctcatcttccagaCGCGCCAAGACTCTGGTGGGACGTCATCTAAATTGACACACGGCATGAGACGGGATCCCCTACTAGATC CCACTGGAGAGCCAGCTGGCGAGTTATGGCGCGCCGAGGATCACGACTATGCCCCTGGAAGCGAGAAGTCAGCCCGCACGAACGCAGCGCTCATCTCCTTGGTTCGCAACCAGGAGCTTTACGAGCTGATCAGCACGATGCGTGATCTTGAGCGTACCTGGAATAACAAGTTCAACTATCCatacatcttcttcaacgaTGAGCCCTTCACAGAGGAATTTAAACAGAAGACGCAGGCCGTCACCAAGGCTAAGATTCAGTACG AGTTGGTACCCAAGGAACACTGGCTGGTCCCTGACTGGATTGATATGGAGCTATTCCGTGAATCCGCTCAAATtctcgaggaggagaacATCCAGTACGCCTCGAAGCTCTCGTATCACCAAATGTGTCGTTGGAACAGCGGCATGTTCTACAAGCACCCTGCCCTCAAGGATTACCGCTACTATTGGCGCATCGAGCCCAAGGTACAATTCTTTTGCAATGTCGACTACGATGTTTTCCGCTACATGGAGGACAACAACAAGACCTACGGCTTTACTATCAACCTCTACGATGCCCCGCAGACGATCAAAACGCTATGGCCTGAGACCCGCAAGTTCCTCGCCGCGAACCCCTCGTACTTGAATGAGAACAACATGTGGGAGTGGCTTACGGACGACAAGGCGCGTCCCGAGCACACAAAGGGTGCAAATGGTTACTCAACTTGCCACTTCTGGTCCAACTTCGAGATTGGTGATCTAGACTTTTTCCGGGGAGAGCAGTATGAGTCATACTTCCAGCACTTGGATCGCGCGGGTGGTTTCTTCTATGAGCGTTGGGGTGATGCGCCCGTCCACTCAATTGGAGTCGGTCTTTTCGCTAATGCTGCGAACGTGCACTG GTTCCGTGATATCGGCTACAACCATATCCCATACTATAACTGTCCCAACTCACCAAAGTGTTCTGGCTGCAAAGCCGGTCAATTCTTTGCCGGTGCAGATTTTCTCGCCAAGGAGGACTGCCGGCCAACGTACTTCAAGTACGTTGGTACACACTAG
- a CDS encoding Cytochrome c oxidase subunit 6 encodes MSFLSVFRTASRAVRPASVVRAPFVRSRVQTPVTLAAARTANFGTTRMLRSGHEDETYEEFSARFEKEFDGVQDVFELQRNLNNCFAYDLVPSVEVLTAALKAARRVNDFPTAVRVFEGIKAKVENQEQYKQYLDQLDGLRQELGVALREELYPQEE; translated from the exons ATGTCGTTCCTCTCTGTCTTCCGCACCGCGTCTCGCGCCGTCCGCCCTGCCAGCGTTGTCCGAGCTCCCTTCGTCCGCTCCCGGGTGCAGACCCCAGTGACTCTGGCTGCTGCCCGCACCGCCAACTTCGGTACTACCCGCATGCTTCGCTCTGGTCACGAGGATGAGACCTATGAGGAGTTCTCCGCTCG CTTTGAGAAGGAGTTTGACGGTGTGCAGGATGTCTTCGAGCTCCAG CGCAACCTGAACAACTGCTTCGCCTACGATCTCGTCCCTTCCGTTGAGGTCCTTACCGCGGCCCTCAAGGCTGCTCGCCGCGTCAACGACTTCCCCACTGCCGTCCGTGTCTTCGAGG gcatcaaggccaaggttgaGAACCAGGAGCAGTACAAGCAATATCTTGACCAGCTTGACGGTCTGCGTCAGGAGCTGGGTGTTGCTCTCCGCGAAGAGCTGTACCCCCAGGAGGAGTAA
- a CDS encoding Elongation of fatty acids protein 2, protein MADLLQKVPMPTLDRPFGVHLWPIFDKAYEQVMGYPASHFQFIEGVTPMSTFKETATMLVVYYVVIFGGREVMKNFSALKLNTLFMIHNFLLTAISAILLALFVEQLLPTLVRHGVFYSICDHRGGWTQPLIILYYLNYINKYVELLDTVFLVLKKKPLTFLHTYHHGATALLCYTQLIGLTAVQWVPITINLLVHVVMYWYYFQSARGIRIWWKKYITMLQIVQFVIDLGFIYFASYTYFASTYFPWAPNMGQCAGEEFAAFAGIGIITSYLLLFISFYIATYNKAAKVGRPRSNTGKKSLIDMRNFEIPSPAGATSTSAKDSNGAATSTGRSNGPVTRSRKA, encoded by the exons ATGGCCGACTTACTTCAGAAAGTGCCCATGCCAACCTTGGACCGGCCTTTTGGCGTCCATCTTTGGCCCATCTTCGACAAGGCTTACGAGCAGGTCATGGGGTATCCTGCCAGCCACTTCCAATTCATTGAGGGTGTGACCCCCATGTCCACTTTTAAGGAGACTGCGACTATGCTAGTTGTGTACTACGTCGTGATCTTCGGCGGCCGCGAGGTCATGAAGAATTTCTCGGCCCTCAAGCTCAACACTTTGTTTATGATCCACAACTTCCTCCTCACGGCCATCAGTGCAATTCTCCTTGCGCTTTTCGTGGAGCAGCTTCTGCCCACTCTGGTCCGCCACGGTGTCTTCTACTCCATTTGCGATCACCGCGGTGGATGGACTCAACCTTTGATCATCCTTTACTAC CTGAACTATATCAACAAATACGTTGAGCTCCTGGACACTGTCTTCCTTGTcctcaagaagaagcctcTGACTTTCCTTCACACCTACCATCACGGTGCCACTGCCCTGCTCTGCTACACCCAGTTGATCGGTCTGACCGCCGTGCAATGGGTCCCGATCACCATCAACCTGCTGGTCCACGTGGTCATGTACTGGTACTACTTCCAGAGCGCCCGTGGTATCCGCATCTGGTGGAAGAAGTACATCACCATGCTGCAGATTGTGCAGTTCGTCATTGATCTCG GCTTCATCTACTTCGCCTCGTACACCTACTTCGCGTCGACTTACTTCCCCTGGGCTCCCAACATGGGCCAGTGTGCCGGTGAGGAGTTTGCTGCGTTCGCTGGTATCGGCATTATTACCTCTTACctgcttctcttcatctccttctacATCGCTACCTACAACAAGGCTGCCAAGGTCGGTCGTCCTCGCAGCAACACTGGCAAAAAGTCACTGATCGACATGAGGAACTTTGAGATTCCTTCTCCTGCCGGTGCCACTTCTACCAGTGCCAAGGACTCTAATGGCGCTGCCACCTCGACTGGCCGCTCCAACGGCCCCGTCACTCGTTCTCGCAAGGCTTAG